The sequence AGAGGGCAGCTGGCTTTTTCGATACTAAAGTCGCGGAAGAATAGTCCGTCATGTACAAAAAGCTACAATAAAATAGGGTGTCAGTTTTAGGAAACTGACACCCTAACAAACAAGCCGTATGTATTTTACCGGCTCAGATACAGATTCCGTTCGGAATATATTTTCTGAAAATAATCGTCCGTCAGATCATCGATGAAGTAGATGCCTTCACCGGTCGACTTCATTTCGGGGCCAAGTTCCTTGTTCACATTCGGAAATTTGCTGAATGAGAATACCGGAATCTTGATCGCGTAGCCTTTCTTCACCGGCTTAAAGTCGAAATCCTTCACCTTTTTATCGCCCAGCATCACCTTCGTTGCATAGTTGACATAAGGTTCCTGATACGCTTTACAGATGAACGGCACCGTCCGGCTCGCGCGCGGATTGGCTTCGATGATATAAACTACTTCGTCTTTAATGGCGAACTGGATGTTGATCAGCCCAACCGTTTTGAGGGCAACGGCAATCTTTTTGGTATGCTCCTCAATTTGTCGGATCACATTCTCGCTCAGGTCAAACGTTGGTAAAACCGCGTAGGAGTCGCCCGAGTGAATACCAGCCGGTTCGATATGCTCCATGATGCCGATAATATAAACATCTTCGCCATCGCAGATTGCGTCGGCTTCAGCTTCAATCGCATTCTCCAGGAAGTGATCGAGCAGGATGTTATTGTCCGGAATATCCTTCAGAATCTTCATCACGTGCTGCTCCAGCTCGTTCTCGTTAATGACGATCTTCATATTCTGCCCACCAAGCACATAACTTGGACGAACCAGGAGCGGGAAACCAAGCTCCCGCGATAGCTCAATGGCTCCTTCCGACTCGCGAATTGTTCCGAATTTTGGATACGGAATATCGAGTTTGCGCAGCATATCGGAGAAATGGCCCCGATCTTCAGCCAGATCGAGTGCTTCCCAGCTGGTACCGATAATCTTGATACCGTAGCGAGTCAGCTTTTCGGCCATTTTGAGCGCCGTCTGGCCGCCTAGCTGCACAATGACGCCTTCGGGCTGTTCGTGCATGATAATGGCGTGAACGTGTTCCCAGAAGACAGGTTCGAAATACAGCTTATCGGCAATATCGGGGTCGGTCGAGACAGTTTCCGGATTACAGTTGATCATGATCGTCTCATAACCCGCTTCTTTAGCGGCCAACACGCCATGCACGCAGGAATAGTCGAACTCAATGCCCTGCCCAATGCGGTTTGGTCCCGAACCTAACACGACAATTTTCTTCCGATTACTCCGAACCGATTCATTACCCGGCAAATCAGAAACAGGCTCCGGCCGGTCGGTTGTGATCGGCAGCTGGTTGTTGAACGTTGAGTAGTAATAGGGCGTTTTTGCCTCGAACTCAGCCGCACAGGTATCCACGCATTTAAACACGCGCCGGATATTGTGCGTCTGGCGGTAGTCATAAATCTTGCTTTCTTTCACCTGCAACAGGTGAGCAAGCTGGCGGTCAGCATAGCCTTTCTGCTTGGCAATACGAAGCAGTTCTGGCGGCAGATCATCCAGATCGTACTGTTCAATCTCGCGCTCCAGCTCAATCAACTCTTCGATCTGGTGTAGAAACCACGGATCTATTTTGGTTAGCTGCTGAATAGTCCGGAAAGACATACCGGCTTTGAACGCATCGTAGATGTGGAACAGACGGTTCCAGCTCGGATGAGCCAGACTCTGGGTCAGCGCATCGCGGTCGGTCAGTTCACGGCCATCGGCGCCAAGACCATTCCGGCGAATTTCCAGCGATTGACAGGCTTTTTGCAGGGCTTCCTGGAAATTACGGCCAATACCCATTGTTTCACCAACCGACTTCATTTGCAGACCTAATGAACGGTCGGCACCCGGAAATTTGTCGAAATTCCAGCGCGGCACTTTCACGATCACATAATCGATAGCAGGTTCAAAAAACGCTGATGTCGTGCCCGTAATTGGGTTTATCAACTCGTCCAGGTTGTAACCAACGGCCATTTTAGCGGCAATTTTGGCAATCGGATAACCCGTTGCTTTCGACGCCAGCGCCGACGATCGGCTAACACGTGGGTTTACTTCGATAACGATGATATCGTCGGTCTGCGGATTCACCGAAAACTGAATGTTACAGCCTCCCGCAAACTGTCCGATACCGGCCATTACCCGAATGGCCAGATCACGCATTTTCTGGTAGAGGGTATCGGGCAGGGTCATGGCCGGAGCAACAGTGATGCTGTCGCCGGTATGAATACCCATTGGATCGAAGTTCTCGATGGAGCAGATGATGATAAAGTTGCCATTATTATCACGCAGCAACTCCAGCTCATACTCTTTCCAACCCATCACGCTTTGCTCAACCAGCACCTCATGAACAGGCGATGCGTGCAAACCGGCGGTGAGTGCCTTATCGAAATCTTCAGGATGATTAACAAAGCCGCCCCCCGTGCCACCGAGTGTAAACGATGGCCGGATAACGAGTGGAAATCCTATTTCCTGTGCAATTTCTTTCCCTTCCAG comes from Spirosoma aureum and encodes:
- the carB gene encoding carbamoyl-phosphate synthase large subunit; translation: MPKNAQIRSVLIIGSGPIVIGQACEFDYAGSQAARSIREEGIEVALINSNPATIMTDPINADHVYLLPLEKKSIVEILKKHQEMGRPIDAVLPTMGGQTALNLAIDCEKAGIWEKFNVKIIGVDIRAIETTEDREKFRLLMLKLGAGVCEGRTARSFLEGKEIAQEIGFPLVIRPSFTLGGTGGGFVNHPEDFDKALTAGLHASPVHEVLVEQSVMGWKEYELELLRDNNGNFIIICSIENFDPMGIHTGDSITVAPAMTLPDTLYQKMRDLAIRVMAGIGQFAGGCNIQFSVNPQTDDIIVIEVNPRVSRSSALASKATGYPIAKIAAKMAVGYNLDELINPITGTTSAFFEPAIDYVIVKVPRWNFDKFPGADRSLGLQMKSVGETMGIGRNFQEALQKACQSLEIRRNGLGADGRELTDRDALTQSLAHPSWNRLFHIYDAFKAGMSFRTIQQLTKIDPWFLHQIEELIELEREIEQYDLDDLPPELLRIAKQKGYADRQLAHLLQVKESKIYDYRQTHNIRRVFKCVDTCAAEFEAKTPYYYSTFNNQLPITTDRPEPVSDLPGNESVRSNRKKIVVLGSGPNRIGQGIEFDYSCVHGVLAAKEAGYETIMINCNPETVSTDPDIADKLYFEPVFWEHVHAIIMHEQPEGVIVQLGGQTALKMAEKLTRYGIKIIGTSWEALDLAEDRGHFSDMLRKLDIPYPKFGTIRESEGAIELSRELGFPLLVRPSYVLGGQNMKIVINENELEQHVMKILKDIPDNNILLDHFLENAIEAEADAICDGEDVYIIGIMEHIEPAGIHSGDSYAVLPTFDLSENVIRQIEEHTKKIAVALKTVGLINIQFAIKDEVVYIIEANPRASRTVPFICKAYQEPYVNYATKVMLGDKKVKDFDFKPVKKGYAIKIPVFSFSKFPNVNKELGPEMKSTGEGIYFIDDLTDDYFQKIYSERNLYLSR